A genomic stretch from Gardnerella leopoldii includes:
- a CDS encoding serine integrase family protein — translation MARIPYGYRIVDGKAVIDEVKAQEVREFFRFYLEFKNISQAAKKSGIKRAWPVTGKILSKKLYLGTEFYPQIIDEDMFRQVQQIRHENAIRNHRYKEPKPIKEIRFITSYQLEKVEKKYDDPYRQAVYAYSQIKEV, via the coding sequence ATGGCACGCATCCCATATGGTTACCGAATAGTAGACGGTAAAGCGGTTATAGATGAAGTAAAAGCTCAAGAAGTAAGAGAGTTTTTTCGTTTCTATCTTGAATTTAAAAATATTTCTCAAGCTGCTAAAAAATCAGGTATAAAAAGGGCTTGGCCAGTCACGGGCAAAATTCTTAGCAAGAAATTGTATTTAGGAACAGAGTTTTATCCTCAGATTATCGATGAGGATATGTTTAGACAAGTGCAACAAATAAGGCATGAGAATGCTATCAGGAATCATCGTTATAAAGAGCCTAAGCCAATAAAGGAAATTCGGTTTATTACAAGCTACCAGTTAGAAAAGGTAGAAAAGAAATATGATGATCCTTATCGTCAAGCAGTATACGCGTACAGTCAAATCAAGGAGGTGTAA
- a CDS encoding recombinase family protein has product MNANVTIIPPRKIAGNTVDKHEDKPRLRVVAYCRVSTDSEEQATSYDTQVQHYTDYISRNPLWEFAGIYADDGISGTSTKKRVGFNDMIHDCMSGKVDMVITKSISRFARNTIDCLKFVRQLKDKNIPIIFEKENINTMEASGELLLTIMASLAQQESASLSQNVKLGLKFRYQEGKVQINHNWFLGYTKDDEGNLVILEQEAKVVRRIYREYLEGASLRDIAEGLEKDGIKNGAGHLKWNLSNIKGILQNEKYIGDALLQKTITTDFINHVRIKNDGTEPQYYVKDSHTPIIPRDIFFKVQEEMLRRANMFSGEENKKRRVYSSKYALSSLCVCAKCGDVYRRIAWNNRGVHSVVWRCCTRVENGPSACDAPTVQENELQSAIVKAINKVFSISDEVLDTLKNNIREIIAGNNLSEIETVDKRIADKQAILLTLLKAKKDYTKTANEIDELKVKKQQLLIEKAGQEDAKRRIREMEDFLKSECHDISEYDEKLVRKYIKKIKVYEDRFSVTFKSEISVDVQRAS; this is encoded by the coding sequence ATGAATGCCAACGTTACAATTATTCCACCAAGAAAAATAGCGGGGAATACGGTAGATAAGCATGAAGATAAGCCGAGGTTAAGAGTAGTAGCGTATTGTCGTGTTAGTACTGACAGTGAAGAACAGGCAACAAGTTATGACACGCAAGTTCAGCATTATACGGATTATATTTCAAGAAATCCTCTCTGGGAGTTTGCCGGCATTTACGCTGATGACGGTATTTCAGGAACCAGCACGAAAAAACGTGTCGGTTTCAATGACATGATCCACGATTGCATGAGTGGCAAAGTAGACATGGTTATCACTAAGTCGATTAGCCGTTTTGCGAGAAACACTATCGACTGTTTAAAGTTTGTTAGACAGTTGAAAGACAAAAACATTCCGATCATTTTTGAAAAAGAAAACATCAACACCATGGAAGCAAGCGGAGAACTATTGCTTACTATCATGGCTTCTTTAGCTCAACAGGAATCAGCGTCGCTTTCTCAGAATGTGAAGCTTGGACTTAAGTTTCGCTACCAGGAAGGCAAAGTGCAAATCAACCATAACTGGTTTTTAGGATACACAAAAGACGATGAAGGGAATCTTGTAATTCTTGAACAGGAAGCAAAAGTCGTAAGAAGGATTTATAGAGAATATTTAGAAGGAGCAAGTCTTAGAGACATAGCGGAGGGCCTTGAAAAAGACGGCATTAAAAACGGTGCCGGGCATTTAAAATGGAATTTATCTAATATTAAAGGCATCTTGCAAAATGAAAAATATATTGGTGATGCTCTTTTACAAAAAACCATCACGACAGATTTTATTAACCATGTTCGTATAAAAAATGATGGAACAGAACCACAGTATTATGTAAAAGATAGCCACACGCCTATTATTCCAAGAGATATTTTCTTTAAAGTTCAAGAAGAAATGTTAAGACGAGCCAACATGTTTAGCGGTGAGGAGAACAAAAAAAGGAGAGTTTATTCCAGTAAGTACGCTTTATCCAGCCTATGTGTTTGTGCTAAATGCGGGGATGTTTACAGAAGAATTGCTTGGAACAACCGAGGAGTGCATTCTGTTGTCTGGCGTTGTTGCACCAGAGTGGAAAACGGTCCTAGTGCTTGCGATGCTCCGACAGTACAAGAGAACGAACTGCAATCTGCCATAGTGAAAGCCATAAACAAGGTGTTTAGTATATCGGATGAAGTATTGGATACGTTGAAGAATAATATTAGAGAAATTATCGCGGGCAACAACTTAAGTGAGATTGAAACGGTTGATAAAAGAATTGCAGACAAACAAGCGATACTACTAACCTTGCTTAAAGCTAAAAAAGACTACACGAAAACTGCCAACGAGATTGATGAGCTTAAAGTTAAGAAACAGCAGCTTCTTATAGAAAAAGCAGGTCAAGAAGATGCTAAAAGACGAATCAGAGAAATGGAAGATTTTCTGAAAAGTGAGTGTCATGATATTAGTGAGTATGACGAGAAGCTGGTAAGAAAGTACATCAAGAAAATAAAAGTTTACGAAGACAGGTTCAGCGTAACTTTTAAATCAGAGATTAGTGTGGATGTTCAAAGAGCATCATAA
- a CDS encoding DUF4097 family beta strand repeat-containing protein yields MDNKKFIAETKDVRLTVKRADTFGVSFVNCEQDILRVEEAQNVIRLIQTKKVSASNWVRWLTQGMPEIVVSLPHDVEVCEVESDSNQVLITDIEIGKLYVEVNNGKVEVVNLKADDVFLKCYNGLASATNVEVTHVCTLDTLNGMSILEGTITKDASLEVDCENGVTEVSDKKKVNCKNDGFAHYVVHCLNGKAIAK; encoded by the coding sequence ATGGATAATAAGAAGTTTATCGCAGAGACGAAAGATGTTCGTTTAACGGTGAAACGTGCTGATACCTTTGGTGTGAGCTTTGTTAACTGTGAACAAGATATATTGAGGGTTGAGGAAGCGCAAAATGTTATAAGGCTTATTCAAACTAAAAAAGTCTCAGCTTCGAATTGGGTGAGGTGGCTTACTCAGGGTATGCCTGAAATTGTTGTGAGTTTGCCACATGATGTGGAAGTTTGTGAGGTTGAATCTGATTCTAATCAAGTGCTCATCACGGATATTGAGATTGGTAAGCTTTATGTAGAAGTGAACAATGGCAAGGTAGAAGTTGTTAATTTGAAGGCGGATGATGTCTTTCTTAAATGTTATAATGGGTTGGCTTCAGCAACAAACGTAGAAGTAACTCATGTTTGTACGCTTGATACGTTAAATGGCATGAGTATTTTAGAAGGAACAATCACCAAGGATGCAAGCCTTGAAGTAGATTGTGAGAATGGTGTCACCGAGGTTTCAGATAAGAAGAAGGTAAATTGTAAAAACGATGGTTTTGCGCATTACGTGGTGCACTGTCTTAATGGGAAAGCTATTGCGAAGTAG
- a CDS encoding Lsa family ABC-F type ribosomal protection protein, which translates to MSVIKIENLTFSYYGYVKPIFKNVSFSFDTNWKTGLIGRNGIGKSTLFKLLLNQETYQGKISKDVEFIKFPPNISDTSKLGIELYKELISDDEEWKLFRELSLLNVDENLVYREFETLSKGEQTKILLAILFTREDGFLLIDEPTNHLDMDGRKIVSEYLKSKKGFLLISHDRDFLDGCINHVISINRNSIDVQSGNFTSWYENKVMKDQFEISQNERLRKDIKRLKESARQSQIWSDKIENTKNGVKVSGVKPDKGHIGHQSAKMMKKSKNLENRQNKAIEEKQSLLKDIETKESLLLHPLHHHKNPLISVSNLSSCYGERQILNNVSFEIKQGDIVAIYGGNGSGKSTLIKILLGINHEYTGEIKLAGNLKISYIPQDTSNLTGSLNEYIHKQDVDETLCKTILRKLDFSRELFEMDMKNYSDGQKKKVLIAVSFSKPAHIFVWDEPLNYIDVISRIQIEEIIKEAKPTLIFVEHDKRFVEDIANKIIQF; encoded by the coding sequence ATGTCAGTAATTAAAATTGAAAACCTCACTTTCTCATATTATGGATATGTAAAACCCATATTTAAAAATGTATCGTTTTCCTTTGATACAAACTGGAAAACGGGATTGATAGGAAGAAATGGAATCGGTAAATCAACTCTATTTAAGTTACTTTTAAATCAAGAAACTTATCAAGGTAAAATAAGCAAGGATGTTGAATTTATTAAATTTCCACCAAATATAAGCGATACTTCAAAATTAGGAATTGAGTTATATAAAGAACTAATATCAGATGATGAAGAATGGAAGTTATTTAGAGAACTCAGTTTGCTAAATGTAGATGAGAACCTTGTTTACAGAGAGTTTGAAACGCTTTCTAAAGGGGAACAAACAAAAATCCTTTTAGCTATTTTGTTTACAAGAGAAGATGGCTTTTTACTTATTGATGAACCAACAAACCATTTAGATATGGACGGAAGAAAAATTGTAAGTGAATATCTGAAAAGTAAAAAAGGATTTTTGCTTATATCTCATGATAGAGATTTTTTAGATGGTTGTATCAATCATGTTATTTCTATTAACAGGAATTCTATTGATGTCCAATCGGGAAATTTTACATCATGGTATGAAAACAAAGTGATGAAAGACCAATTTGAAATTAGTCAAAATGAGAGATTAAGAAAAGATATTAAACGATTAAAAGAGTCTGCAAGACAAAGTCAAATTTGGTCTGATAAAATTGAAAATACTAAAAATGGTGTAAAAGTATCAGGTGTAAAACCAGACAAAGGACATATAGGTCATCAATCAGCCAAGATGATGAAAAAATCTAAGAATTTGGAGAATAGACAAAACAAGGCAATAGAAGAAAAACAGAGTTTACTAAAAGATATCGAAACAAAGGAAAGTCTATTATTGCATCCATTACATCATCATAAAAATCCTCTAATATCGGTTAGCAATTTATCATCATGCTATGGAGAGAGACAGATCCTAAATAATGTAAGTTTCGAGATAAAGCAAGGCGACATAGTGGCTATATATGGGGGTAATGGTAGCGGAAAATCAACCTTGATTAAAATTTTATTAGGTATAAATCACGAGTATACAGGTGAGATAAAATTAGCAGGTAATTTAAAAATCTCGTATATTCCTCAAGACACATCTAATTTAACAGGTAGCCTAAATGAATATATTCACAAGCAAGATGTTGATGAAACATTGTGTAAAACAATTCTAAGAAAATTAGATTTTTCAAGAGAATTATTTGAAATGGATATGAAGAATTATAGTGATGGACAAAAAAAGAAAGTTTTAATTGCTGTAAGTTTCTCAAAGCCAGCTCATATATTTGTTTGGGACGAACCACTGAATTATATAGATGTAATATCAAGAATACAGATTGAGGAAATTATAAAAGAAGCAAAGCCTACACTCATATTTGTGGAACACGATAAGCGATTTGTAGAAGATATCGCTAATAAAATAATACAATTTTAA
- a CDS encoding CadD family cadmium resistance transporter, with protein sequence METIVSALLVFVSTSIDYLVVLTILFASQGKKGLKSIYVGQYLGTGLLVLASLIAAYFLNFIPQDWIIGLLGLIPLGLGIRAIFVDEDIDEEDIEGKITGDGSKILAFTSLTVAMGGDNLGIYIPYFTGKSLIEISISLVIFALGILVLCKLSQNLASISAIGETVEKYEKVIVPVVFIGLGLYILIENGTINYFIGQVLKVV encoded by the coding sequence ATGGAAACAATAGTATCCGCTTTATTAGTTTTTGTTTCTACATCCATTGACTACTTAGTTGTTTTGACTATTTTATTCGCTAGTCAAGGAAAGAAAGGTTTGAAATCAATTTATGTAGGGCAGTATTTAGGTACAGGACTGCTTGTACTGGCTAGTCTTATTGCCGCTTACTTTTTAAATTTTATTCCACAAGATTGGATTATCGGACTCCTTGGTCTAATTCCGCTAGGTCTTGGTATAAGAGCAATTTTTGTGGATGAAGATATTGATGAAGAAGATATCGAGGGGAAAATTACCGGAGATGGATCAAAAATCTTAGCATTTACAAGTTTAACAGTGGCAATGGGTGGAGATAATTTAGGAATTTATATCCCTTATTTTACAGGAAAGAGTTTGATTGAGATTAGTATAAGTTTAGTAATATTTGCCTTAGGGATTTTGGTTCTATGCAAATTATCTCAAAATCTCGCCTCAATTTCTGCTATCGGAGAGACTGTGGAAAAGTACGAAAAAGTAATTGTACCTGTCGTGTTTATTGGACTCGGTCTCTATATATTGATTGAAAATGGAACTATTAATTATTTCATAGGTCAAGTCCTAAAAGTGGTGTAA
- a CDS encoding sulfite exporter TauE/SafE family protein translates to MLRNIFKIKYNFQNIVLIVFIGLLAGFLSGLFGVGGGMVIVPALTVFMKFDQRHATATSLVAIIITSLCGSIVYGLNGKVSFLSAFFLIIGSVFGSQIGVYFSHILPKKIFPWCFTLFVLLVICSSQVWIPLRNVDFNVSFLKAICLIFIGVVSGIFSGILGVGGGGIIVPCVQLLLGMGDLMARGTALLVTLPTVISGSIANARYHYTHFTEGIIIGIFATFTVNLGAIIARSISPFICNILFCIFLFSVCLQMILKTGILAKNKR, encoded by the coding sequence ATGTTGAGAAATATTTTTAAAATCAAATATAATTTCCAGAATATTGTTTTAATCGTTTTCATTGGACTATTAGCAGGTTTCTTATCAGGATTGTTCGGTGTAGGTGGAGGAATGGTGATAGTTCCTGCATTAACTGTTTTTATGAAATTTGATCAGCGTCATGCTACTGCTACTTCTCTTGTTGCCATAATTATAACGTCGCTTTGTGGAAGCATTGTTTACGGTTTAAACGGCAAAGTGTCATTTTTATCAGCATTTTTTCTAATAATAGGTTCAGTTTTCGGATCACAAATTGGGGTATATTTTTCACATATTTTGCCTAAAAAAATATTTCCTTGGTGTTTTACACTTTTTGTATTACTAGTTATATGTTCTAGTCAAGTTTGGATTCCGTTAAGAAATGTAGATTTTAATGTTAGTTTTTTAAAAGCTATATGTCTTATATTTATAGGCGTTGTTTCTGGTATTTTTTCAGGTATTTTAGGCGTTGGTGGCGGAGGAATTATAGTGCCATGCGTGCAACTTTTGCTCGGCATGGGAGACCTTATGGCAAGAGGAACTGCTTTGCTTGTCACGCTTCCTACAGTTATAAGTGGTAGTATTGCTAATGCTCGTTACCATTATACTCATTTTACTGAAGGAATTATTATCGGTATTTTTGCGACATTTACTGTAAACTTAGGCGCAATAATTGCGCGCAGTATTTCACCTTTTATATGCAATATATTGTTTTGTATTTTTTTGTTCAGCGTATGCTTACAAATGATATTAAAAACAGGTATTTTAGCTAAGAATAAGCGTTAA
- a CDS encoding NUDIX hydrolase codes for MAEIWDAYDKEFNKLKNITLVRGEPIPDGMYHLVGEVIVKHIDGTYLIMQRDFEKKFGGMWELTAGGSALQYETPLECAVRELKEETGIEASNIMEIGRFVQDVYHSLYVEYLCVTDCKKNAIALQKGETVNYKWVDKKSLLEMSQDELVSSRAIKLIKTVDI; via the coding sequence ATGGCTGAGATTTGGGATGCGTATGATAAAGAATTTAATAAATTAAAGAATATTACATTAGTGAGAGGAGAACCAATTCCTGACGGCATGTATCATTTGGTGGGCGAAGTAATTGTTAAACATATAGATGGTACTTACCTTATTATGCAAAGAGATTTTGAAAAGAAATTCGGTGGAATGTGGGAGTTGACAGCAGGTGGTTCTGCATTGCAATATGAAACACCATTAGAATGTGCAGTAAGAGAATTAAAAGAAGAAACAGGTATTGAAGCTTCAAATATTATGGAGATCGGAAGATTTGTGCAGGATGTTTACCACTCTCTTTATGTTGAATATCTATGCGTAACCGATTGTAAGAAAAATGCAATTGCTCTTCAAAAAGGAGAAACGGTTAATTATAAGTGGGTAGATAAAAAGAGCCTTTTGGAAATGAGCCAAGACGAGTTAGTATCATCAAGGGCAATCAAACTTATTAAAACAGTAGATATATAA
- a CDS encoding NUDIX hydrolase codes for MEHNCGFINDKKAFRYRAAAIIVEEGCVLFARNDEDDYFYSVGGAVHMGETSEEAVKREVFEETGLNYEVDHLAVIHENFFIGSSGLKGVDFHELTFYYMMKPMGKRDFTSQSTTESGAKETMHWLPIDELDKCKAYPTFMKEYLKSEHSGIEHIISDERY; via the coding sequence ATGGAACATAATTGCGGATTTATTAACGATAAAAAAGCATTTAGATATAGAGCAGCAGCCATCATAGTCGAAGAAGGTTGTGTGCTATTTGCAAGAAATGATGAGGACGACTATTTCTACTCAGTTGGCGGAGCGGTTCACATGGGCGAGACATCAGAAGAAGCCGTCAAGAGAGAAGTATTTGAAGAGACAGGTCTTAATTACGAGGTCGATCATCTTGCTGTCATACACGAGAACTTCTTCATCGGCAGCTCTGGCTTAAAAGGAGTAGACTTCCATGAGCTGACATTCTACTACATGATGAAGCCCATGGGCAAAAGAGATTTTACGAGCCAAAGCACTACAGAGTCAGGTGCTAAAGAGACAATGCATTGGTTACCTATAGATGAGCTTGATAAGTGCAAGGCTTACCCGACATTTATGAAAGAATATCTTAAATCGGAGCACAGTGGAATAGAGCATATAATTTCAGATGAAAGATATTAA
- a CDS encoding type II toxin-antitoxin system RelE/ParE family toxin produces the protein MSKNTYKLTFLPLFKEDLLETVDYITNTLQNPKAAHRLVDDIESAIDKRLESPLLFAPYQSSTTREHPYYRISVRNFSVFYVVIDDTMEVRRLLYSKRNIDALLE, from the coding sequence ATGAGCAAGAACACGTATAAATTAACCTTTCTACCACTATTCAAAGAAGATTTATTAGAAACAGTTGACTATATAACCAATACACTGCAAAACCCAAAAGCTGCTCACAGACTTGTTGACGATATAGAATCAGCAATCGATAAACGGCTTGAATCGCCCCTCTTATTTGCTCCTTACCAATCATCAACAACACGAGAACACCCCTACTACAGGATTAGCGTACGCAACTTTTCTGTTTTTTACGTTGTCATCGACGACACTATGGAAGTGCGCAGACTTCTATATTCAAAACGAAATATTGACGCACTACTGGAATAA
- a CDS encoding type II toxin-antitoxin system Phd/YefM family antitoxin: MINIRPVSDLRNKFPEVEETVINSNTPVFLTKNGYGTMVLMSIKQYSALTDDIERKLDEADTFAANTSTRLSKADVFDNVRRRINEQEHV, translated from the coding sequence ATGATTAATATTCGTCCAGTTTCCGATTTAAGAAATAAATTCCCAGAAGTAGAAGAAACAGTTATAAATTCAAATACACCAGTATTCCTTACAAAAAATGGTTATGGGACTATGGTTCTCATGAGCATCAAACAATACTCTGCCCTCACTGACGACATTGAAAGAAAACTCGATGAAGCAGATACTTTTGCCGCAAACACTTCTACGCGTCTTTCTAAAGCTGACGTCTTTGATAACGTAAGGAGAAGGATTAATGAGCAAGAACACGTATAA
- a CDS encoding ATP-binding cassette domain-containing protein, whose protein sequence is MRLSVQNNDDETLQSSALTYPNQISQIAYGVDFVLSILQFIILFAICVVQYHENSIVAVLLLVLLCVGNLFLIRWIGVLWKNYVDLEGKRRNLLSKIIDKLPHASRVYRYNVGITAIEDARKAEERVLYKRIFPQLLSNIVEQGGLTLLLAGVVLVHVTIFPNALFNVGILFAIKYLYGAMQNNIVNYRVIRLALPMDRDLVQLEQNAMKNTRADATNISDSVVFDNKFALLSKEAGSALNAYDSIVSSSKILVPCNPIMSQGLIEAWFDIVSDDTRQKYENFLRLFNVSREVADRFLHNPETLSVGERQRVVLAMAFAQDVEYLVLDDVFSVLNPELRETVSQAMLSSQVHHIVLFARNPEYIPCVFYGNNSKQVTHSVVEENHLQNTGSDKTMQADCVESKIPTGAESRGKFIRTVRELFSASIICLPIATVLIVLAELMFVENIATNTNLNMLQSSALFASLLIVVGIIALNFPVYAVPIVRLTKLHNRLIMRLHKYSNIDNKGDVLGRLGDDFSDLQMSIPSAIAHVIFIIVQTVIVLAMTIAAVPQYVYIMIIMVPLSCLIWYAGSRLLNTAADKQAQYRDKFLGALSSLLSTRSLPQGAIFDSSRKYHYASSENKYWQRMRRFINIYTVRNCMMQSLSLILEFSILYMLTVSSMNFASASAVLYFVVMLSSSLENVIETLQDSGVLTQTAQRVFSLENYERKQQAYKRNELAYQNLSNTIADSDISSVAIIGASGAGKSVLLRDWFDYNNTQNCMLIEDYLFDDNGAIVAPDFTSLTKCIGAQQRTVIMLDETFKSVTDADGCSEREIIVRAIRCAKTRNNKLVVVLHAQTNCDVFDKVINFDEYYKNPKVL, encoded by the coding sequence GTGCGTTTATCTGTTCAGAATAATGATGATGAAACATTGCAGTCTTCTGCATTAACATATCCAAATCAGATAAGTCAGATAGCTTATGGTGTTGATTTCGTGTTATCAATATTGCAGTTTATTATTCTTTTTGCTATCTGTGTTGTTCAATATCACGAGAATAGTATTGTAGCGGTTTTACTATTAGTCCTCTTATGTGTTGGTAATTTGTTCCTTATACGTTGGATTGGCGTATTGTGGAAGAACTATGTGGATTTAGAAGGTAAACGTCGTAATCTTCTCAGTAAAATTATTGATAAACTTCCTCACGCTTCAAGAGTGTATCGTTATAATGTTGGTATTACGGCGATTGAAGATGCGCGTAAAGCAGAAGAAAGAGTGTTGTATAAGCGCATATTTCCTCAACTATTGAGTAATATTGTTGAGCAAGGTGGGTTGACATTACTGCTTGCTGGTGTTGTTCTTGTTCATGTAACTATTTTTCCAAATGCGTTGTTTAATGTTGGAATTCTTTTTGCGATTAAATATTTGTATGGTGCCATGCAGAATAATATTGTGAATTATCGCGTGATTCGGCTTGCTCTTCCAATGGACAGGGATTTAGTGCAATTAGAGCAAAATGCTATGAAGAATACTCGTGCGGATGCTACTAATATTTCTGATTCTGTTGTGTTTGATAATAAGTTCGCTCTTTTGTCTAAAGAAGCTGGCTCGGCGTTGAATGCGTATGATTCTATTGTTAGCAGTAGTAAAATATTAGTGCCTTGTAATCCTATTATGTCGCAGGGGCTTATTGAAGCTTGGTTTGATATTGTGAGCGATGATACTCGTCAGAAGTACGAAAACTTCTTGCGTTTATTTAATGTGTCGCGTGAGGTTGCGGATAGGTTTTTGCATAATCCTGAAACGTTATCTGTTGGTGAGCGTCAACGCGTGGTGTTGGCTATGGCGTTTGCTCAAGACGTGGAATATTTGGTGCTTGATGACGTGTTTTCTGTGTTAAATCCAGAGCTTCGAGAAACAGTTTCACAAGCTATGCTAAGTTCTCAAGTTCATCATATTGTTTTATTTGCACGTAATCCAGAGTATATTCCTTGTGTGTTTTATGGTAACAACTCTAAGCAAGTCACGCATAGTGTGGTTGAAGAAAATCATTTGCAGAATACTGGTAGTGATAAAACTATGCAAGCGGATTGTGTGGAATCGAAAATTCCTACAGGTGCAGAATCACGTGGTAAGTTCATTAGAACTGTGCGCGAATTGTTCTCCGCTAGTATTATTTGTTTGCCGATAGCAACAGTACTTATAGTTCTTGCTGAGTTAATGTTTGTAGAGAATATCGCTACGAACACCAACTTAAATATGCTTCAGTCTTCTGCATTGTTTGCAAGCTTGCTTATTGTCGTTGGTATTATTGCTCTTAATTTTCCTGTATATGCTGTGCCAATTGTGCGGCTTACAAAACTGCATAATCGTTTGATTATGCGTTTGCATAAGTATTCAAATATTGATAATAAAGGTGATGTTTTAGGTAGGCTTGGGGATGATTTTTCTGACTTACAGATGAGTATTCCGAGTGCTATTGCACACGTTATTTTTATTATTGTTCAAACAGTAATAGTTCTTGCTATGACAATTGCTGCAGTACCGCAGTACGTATACATAATGATTATTATGGTGCCGTTATCTTGTCTAATATGGTATGCCGGTTCTCGATTACTTAATACGGCTGCGGATAAACAAGCACAATATCGCGATAAGTTCTTAGGAGCATTATCGTCGTTATTATCAACGCGAAGTTTACCGCAAGGTGCTATTTTTGATAGTTCGCGCAAGTATCATTATGCTTCGTCAGAAAATAAGTATTGGCAGCGTATGCGTCGTTTTATCAATATTTACACAGTGAGAAATTGCATGATGCAAAGTCTCTCTTTAATATTGGAATTTTCAATACTTTATATGCTTACAGTATCATCAATGAATTTTGCTTCTGCTAGTGCTGTGTTGTATTTTGTGGTAATGCTGTCGTCAAGCTTGGAAAATGTGATTGAAACTTTGCAAGATTCAGGAGTTTTGACCCAGACTGCTCAACGAGTTTTCAGCTTGGAAAATTATGAGCGTAAGCAGCAAGCGTATAAGAGGAATGAATTAGCATACCAGAATCTTAGTAATACCATTGCTGATAGTGATATTTCTTCAGTTGCTATTATTGGCGCTAGTGGTGCTGGTAAATCAGTATTGTTGCGAGATTGGTTTGATTATAACAATACTCAGAATTGTATGCTGATTGAAGATTACTTATTTGATGATAATGGTGCTATTGTTGCTCCAGATTTCACGTCGCTCACAAAGTGTATTGGTGCTCAACAGCGAACTGTTATTATGTTGGATGAGACGTTCAAAAGTGTAACTGATGCTGATGGCTGTAGTGAACGTGAAATAATTGTGCGAGCTATTAGATGTGCTAAAACGAGGAATAACAAGCTTGTAGTTGTGTTGCACGCGCAAACTAATTGTGATGTATTCGATAAGGTAATTAATTTTGATGAATATTATAAGAATCCAAAAGTACTGTGA
- a CDS encoding type II toxin-antitoxin system RelB/DinJ family antitoxin has protein sequence MAVTKTANVNVRIQENIKQQAEQILETIGISRATAIDMFYRQIILNKGIPFSLTIPKSLPAQDDMDEKTFNALIAKGYDQAVQSDSYPIDDVFEELER, from the coding sequence ATGGCAGTTACTAAGACAGCGAATGTGAATGTGAGAATACAAGAAAATATTAAGCAGCAGGCTGAGCAGATTTTGGAAACGATTGGAATTTCTAGGGCTACGGCTATTGACATGTTTTATCGTCAAATCATTCTTAATAAGGGTATTCCGTTTTCGCTTACTATTCCAAAGTCTCTTCCGGCACAAGATGATATGGATGAGAAAACGTTTAATGCTTTGATAGCTAAAGGCTATGATCAGGCGGTTCAAAGTGATAGCTATCCGATAGATGATGTTTTTGAGGAGCTTGAACGATGA